The sequence below is a genomic window from Clostridium sp. BJN0001.
TACAGGTATGAGTGCCTCAAAGCCCTTATTCTTGTAATTGTAATACCAACGTTCAAGAGTAGCAGCAGCTACCTTAGTATCTTCACCATCTGGAGTCTGATATACTTTGCCTGCGGCATCTCGGAAAAATTGTTTAACACTTTTATTTTCATCATAAGTACCACTTATCAGAGGAGCCAAGATTCCGTACCTGAAAAGTGCTATTTCTTTTCTAGTTTTTTCGTCCATATTTTGAAAAAGCCTCCTTTGTTTTATTACAATATAAGCTTATATCTACATAAATTAACAGTAAAACTAAGTTATGTGGTTTTACGAAAATAAAATATTATTGATGCATTTAATTTGCATAAATTGTCTTTTAAAGTTTTTTAAACATTGCTTTGAAATACTTAAATCTAATGAAATTTTAAATGAAGTAATACGTTCCTTCCAATGCTCTAGATATTGTTTTATTATATAAAAAATATTGCTTTCATCGATAAATTCATTAGCTATCATAATGGGTTCAAAAGAAGCTTTGGAATTATAAGCATTAATAATTGAAATATGATCACATAAAAGAATTTGAGAATAAGGTACAATACACTCTGGAAATATAGCATGAGTTTTATTGCAACATGTACACTTTGCTCTAAGAATTGTTATAGATATCTTGCCATCACTGTTTTTAACAGTTCTCTTGTAATAACCATGCTTTACAAGCTGCCCGGACAATGTCGTCAACTTAGTAGATTAAGCTATGCAAAAATAAATTGAAAGAAATCATTTTTGATGTCTATTTTAATTTATCTTAAAAAATGGTACACTAAATAAATCCACTGGATAAAGTGAATTTTAAATATGTATTTATTTATATTTAATATTAAAAACAGGATTTAATATTATGATGGTGCTTTTTTCTTGGATGTTTGTTTTTGCGCTCACAAGATCGGTTGCAACGTATTTGTGAGCGTATTTTTATAGCTTTTTCAAGTATTAATTCTAACAGCTTATTTCTTAATCTAGATTTAACTAATAAAGCTATAATTCGTTTGAATACCTGTCCCAAAATAAAATTCCTATTTGATTGATATATTGAATTTAAATCTTTATCCTTATTATCATTTGATATCGCAGCATCGGCATCTTTTTTTATAAGAGCTGCAATCATCGATAAATAAATAGAAACGTAAAAATCTTGCTTTATGGCAATTGGCTTAGTACCTGAAAATTCTTCGATTTTAAGACTGCATTTTAATTCTTTATATTTAGATTCAACGCCCCATCTTAAGAAATAGAGTTCTTTGAATTTTAAAGGCGTAATAGTATCATCATAGATGTTAGTCACTAAAGTTTCTGTCACCTCATCTGACAGCTTAACTTTTACTACTCTTATTTTTTTTATTTCACCTTTAACTTTATATTTTAAAATAAAGTCAGGGGAATCTATTGATTGTGCAAGTTTAAAAGATGTTGATACTCGCATTAAAAATAGTAATTCCTTGGAATTTAAATAATCAAACATATCATATGAAGGATAGCCTCTATCAAAAATAACAATGCTTTTTCGAGGACAGAATTTATCTCCTATTGACTCTATATGTTGTTTTGCAATATGTCTTTCACTTGTCTTATATTTAGTAATTCTAGAATCTACAATAATGTCATTTAATACATCATATAAGGCTGACGCCGTCGCAATAGCAGTTCTTGTCTTATTTTGATTACTGCTTAATCCAAAATATTCACCACATTCTTTTGTATCTGGCACTTGTAGACTAGTTCCATCTACAGCTAGAATATTAAAACCATTCCAAGTGTTTAAATTTTTATTTATACTATAAAATTTATCAACAAAAAGTCTGCATAATTCATTAAAGGCTTCTGGTGATATATTTTGTCTTGCCTTAGAAAATGCTTGTTTTGTTATTGACGGAAATTTTAAACATTTATGATCTTCAATAAAATTATCAATTTCAGAAGAGATGGATTTTCGCAATGCGGAGCAAATAAAATGAACCGTATTTGAAAAGGATAGTTTTCTATTCCTTGAGAATGAGTTACCTAAGCTGTATGCTTCTTTGTACTCACTTGAAGTAATTAAATCGTTTGTTTCTTTTAAAATTAAAGATAATAATCTAGTATTTTTCATAATGTAAAACCTCGCTATAAATTTATTTCTCTATAGCGAGGCTGCAAAATTTTCCACTATTGTCAAGTGTTTTTTTTATTAAATTATCATTTTCTCTTAAGTTGACGACATTGGCTGCCCGGACCTTCCGCAGGAACAAGTAAGTTTGTGAAAATCTATGTCTTTAATAAATTTATCATAGGATTTTTGCGTTAATGACTTGATTTTTGAATCTAAATTAGATATAATTTTTGTATCATAAATATTAGTTATCATAGAATTTATGGTTAGCAGAGCAACAAAACTTTGGTCGGTGGTGTTGCTCTGCTTTTTTCCTTTCTAAGAATAATATAAAATAATAATATACTAAAAAAGGCAAGCATTAAATACTTTGACTAAAATTTAGTCATGCAAATAATGCTTGCTCTTTATTTATTTTGAAGATATTTAAATTTTTTAACATCATATAAAATGCTATTCTATAATGGATGTTATAGAACTTATAGGAAAAGTACCTGATAAAAAAATAAAAGAAAATGGTCCAAAACTTCACGAATATATAAAGGAAATGAATAAAAAGACATTTGGAAATAAGAACCTTCTTACAGTAGGAGAAGCATGGTGTGCAGGAATTAATGAGGCTGAGAAGTATTCAAATCCTGATGGCAGCGAATTGAGCATGATTTTTCAATTTGAACATATATGTTTAGATCAGCAGGAAGGAAAAGAAAAATGGGATGTAAAACCATTAAATTTACTTGATTTAAAAAGAGTTCTATCAAAATGGCAGACTGAACTTGACGGAAGAGGATGGAACTCACTTTTCTGGAATAATCATGATTTGCCTAGAATTGTATCACGATGGGGAAATGATAAAAAGTATCGTAAAGAAAGTGCAAAAATGCTTGCAACCATTTTACATGGAATGAAAGGAACACCATATATATATCAAGGCGAAGAACTTGGCATGACTAATGTTAAATTTGATGATATAAAAGACTATAAAGATATAGAAACATTAAATATGTATGATGAAAGACTTAAAAAAGGATATAAAAAATCTGAAATAATGGAATCTATCTATAAAAAGGGTAGAGATAATGCAAGAACTCCAATGCAGTGGAATAAAAATGAAAATGCAGGATTTTCAAAAGGCACTCCTTGGATAAAAGTAAATAGAAATTATAAGGAAATAAATGCAGAAGAAGAGATAAAAGATCATAATTCAGTATTTAATTATTATAAGAAATTAATATCTATAAGAAAGAAAAACGATGTTATAGTATATGGAAAATATATAGAACTTGCAAAAGATGATGAAAATATTTTTGCATACTTAAGGGTTCTAAATGATGAAAAAATACTTGTTGTTTGTAATTTCAGAGAAAATGAAAATGAATTTTCTCTTGATCACAATATACAATATAATAGGAAAGAATTATTAATTTCAAATTATGATATTAAAGAAAATAATATTAATAATATAAAATTAAGACCATACGAAGCTAAAATGTATAAACTAGATTAAAAAGAATTAAGCTATAAATTAAAGAAGGCGTTATAAGATTTTGAATGTAATTATCTTATAACGTCTTTTTTATTTAAAAGATGATGGAAGTTTATTTCTTTTTCAAAATTACTGCAAATAATATTAGATTTTAAATTACTTGTTTCTATTTCAGAAATACTTACAATAACTTCATTTTTAATTGCATCAGTTAATTTGGTGCCGGATTTATCAAAAATTGTACTTTTACCTAAAAAGTATGCATCTATGTTGGATAAATTTTCATTGCCGACTCTATTACATAATACAAGTGGTGTTAAATTTTCTATAGCTCTTATTCGAGCAATATCAAAGCTTGTATTACCTCCAAAATTTGAAAGTGCACATAAAAGATTTGCACCTTGTAAAATTTGTTCTCTTGATATTTCAGGAAACCATAAATCAAAACATATCTGAACTCCAATTTTAATTCCCCTAACGTCAAATACTTTATTTTCTTTGCCACGTGAAAATAATTTTTTTTCTAAATCTGATAGATGAATTTTTCGGTATTTACCAATATACTTATTATTGTCAACAATGACAGCAGTGTTATAAATTTTATTATTTTCCAATTCTGGCATACCAAAAATAATTGCACAATTATGTTTCTTAGAAATTTTTTTCATATCGTTAACTATACTGCTATTATTTATTTCTTGTGCAAATTGTTTTAATTCATTTTTATCTTTAAAAAGATAACCAGATGTGCATAATTCAGGTAGTACCCATAAATCAGCAGTATTATTATTAATAAGTGAATCAATAACATTAATATTTTCTTTAGAATTATGTTTAACATCAAATTGCATAAAACCTATTTTCATCTTGCTAACCCCATTTCTTTTACTTAAATTATACTATATAGAATAAAAGGGTGGACATATATTATATTAAAGTATATATTTTTTGAATTAATTAAATCAAAAAGGCTGTATTAAATTAAGATATTAATTTAATACAGCTTTTTTTGCTTGATTAAGCTGGTAGTTGTAGATGCGAGCCTGTTTTTATACGAGGATAGAAGATTATGCTCATAATCTTCTAAAAGTCCTTAGTTCCAATTTAATCTAATGCATCTACATATTTTTTAGCTTCAATTAAAGACATTTGCGTGTGCTCACGAATTGTTTTAACAGCTTTTACTTCTTTTCCTGCTTGCTTCAGATGAGTTGCAAGCTGTTTTACTTCATCGGAAACCCAATAAGATGAGAGATTATCATAACCGGTAAGTTTGGCTAATTGATTTATTCGTTCTTCTTGACTTTTGACACGTTTCTTTAATGCTGAAATTTCATTAAAGATTAGTACGCCAGAAATAATTAACAACAGAAAAACAATAGATTCCATTTGAATCATTCCACTCCTTTATATCACAAAATACAATAAAAA
It includes:
- a CDS encoding IS4 family transposase; amino-acid sequence: MKNTRLLSLILKETNDLITSSEYKEAYSLGNSFSRNRKLSFSNTVHFICSALRKSISSEIDNFIEDHKCLKFPSITKQAFSKARQNISPEAFNELCRLFVDKFYSINKNLNTWNGFNILAVDGTSLQVPDTKECGEYFGLSSNQNKTRTAIATASALYDVLNDIIVDSRITKYKTSERHIAKQHIESIGDKFCPRKSIVIFDRGYPSYDMFDYLNSKELLFLMRVSTSFKLAQSIDSPDFILKYKVKGEIKKIRVVKVKLSDEVTETLVTNIYDDTITPLKFKELYFLRWGVESKYKELKCSLKIEEFSGTKPIAIKQDFYVSIYLSMIAALIKKDADAAISNDNKDKDLNSIYQSNRNFILGQVFKRIIALLVKSRLRNKLLELILEKAIKIRSQIRCNRSCERKNKHPRKKHHHNIKSCF
- a CDS encoding DUF6431 domain-containing protein, encoding MSGQLVKHGYYKRTVKNSDGKISITILRAKCTCCNKTHAIFPECIVPYSQILLCDHISIINAYNSKASFEPIMIANEFIDESNIFYIIKQYLEHWKERITSFKISLDLSISKQCLKNFKRQFMQIKCINNILFS
- a CDS encoding carbon-nitrogen hydrolase family protein, whose protein sequence is MKIGFMQFDVKHNSKENINVIDSLINNNTADLWVLPELCTSGYLFKDKNELKQFAQEINNSSIVNDMKKISKKHNCAIIFGMPELENNKIYNTAVIVDNNKYIGKYRKIHLSDLEKKLFSRGKENKVFDVRGIKIGVQICFDLWFPEISREQILQGANLLCALSNFGGNTSFDIARIRAIENLTPLVLCNRVGNENLSNIDAYFLGKSTIFDKSGTKLTDAIKNEVIVSISEIETSNLKSNIICSNFEKEINFHHLLNKKDVIR